Part of the Lolium rigidum isolate FL_2022 chromosome 6, APGP_CSIRO_Lrig_0.1, whole genome shotgun sequence genome, CCGCAAGCACCTCGCGGGCAGAGGCGACGCCCCGGCGAGGCCCTCCAAGGACCGCATCTTCTTCCTCGACGTCAACCCCATCTGCTTCCGCGGCTCCCAGCGCAGCCTCGGCGCCTTCGCGCGCTGGCTCGCCCTCTTCTTCGCGCACGTCAGCCTCCGTGACCCCGTCGTCGCCGTGAGGACACCCTCCCAGACCTTGCGATGGAGTAATCTTTGCGTCCTCCTTTCAGTAGTTTCTCAATTCGTGTCTCATTGTGCTAGGTTTTCGATGGGGCAGGCGGAAACGAGTACCGGAGACGGCTGATGCCGTCGTACAAAGCCCACCGGACTCGTGGCGTAGGCACTGGTGCCGATTCGCGTGTGGTAGATGTGCTCCGCGAGTGCAATGTTCCGGTGAGTTAGTGAGTGAACCGGAGATGGCAAACACGGCTGTATTAAATTATGCAGTCCACAATTGCTCTATTTGGTACAGTTCTGATGCTGGTATATTTTTTTGGGTAATCGGCAAAGTCAGATTGTGCAAGTCGATGGGTATGAGGCAGATGATGTGGTGGCAACCTTAACACACCAAGTGCTGCAGAAAGGTTATAGAGTTGCCATTGGATCGCCAGATAAAGATTTCAAGCAGCTGATATCTGAAGATGTTCAGCTAGTTATGCCCATTCCTGAGATTGGCCGATGGTCCTTTTATACGCTGAGGCATTATGTTGCACAGTACAAGTGTGATCCGACTGCAGATTTAAGCCTCAGTgagtgtattttttttttctgttaatCCACAGCCCTTCAGTTTTTTAATGATTGTTTGCACTCTCGTTCTATATTGTTAACTAATGAGTCAGAAGTTATGCTGTGTAGGATGCTTTATGGGCGATGAAGCAGATGGTGTTCCTGGAATCCAACATCTGGCTCCTGGTTTTGGTCGCAAGACTGCAGTGAAACTACTGAACAAACACGGTTCACTAGAAAACTTGCTTAAGACAGCTGCGATTAGAACTGTTGGCAAGGAGTATGCCCAGGAGGTTCTCGTCAAGCATGCAGATTACTTGCGGAAAAACTATGAAGTTCTTAGCTTGCGGAGGTATGAATTTACAGATATATAAAACATGGAAAACTTCCATTTGCTCATATGCATACCATGGAAGTATATAAATGATCT contains:
- the LOC124662316 gene encoding 5'-3' exonuclease-like, giving the protein MPLPLLPAVGGVTAAPLAPATAAPAATPLRYRPARLRASPSTASSPSTSAVSSPRSPPSARHSRKHLAGRGDAPARPSKDRIFFLDVNPICFRGSQRSLGAFARWLALFFAHVSLRDPVVAVFDGAGGNEYRRRLMPSYKAHRTRGVGTGADSRVVDVLRECNVPIVQVDGYEADDVVATLTHQVLQKGYRVAIGSPDKDFKQLISEDVQLVMPIPEIGRWSFYTLRHYVAQYKCDPTADLSLRCFMGDEADGVPGIQHLAPGFGRKTAVKLLNKHGSLENLLKTAAIRTVGKEYAQEVLVKHADYLRKNYEVLSLRRDVNVQLDERWLSTRDTCNDTSVLSNFILKFNEGRG